CAGGCTCACCCTCTTCCTCGCTACAGAAAGGCGACTGGGTCATCCCCGCCATCGGCCAGTTCGGTACTTGGAGAACACATGCCATTGCTGAAGCCGATAAGTTTATCAAGATCGATAAGGAGGGCTTGACTCCTACACAAGTCGCGACCGTGAGCGTCAACCCATGCACCGCCTACCGCATCCTGCGACATTATGGACCCAGTGCTGGTCTTCAAGCTGGTATGGGCATGCGCCCCCTTGAAGTTGGCAGTGGTCAGTGGTTCATTCAGAATGGCGCCAACTCTGGTGTTGGACGAGCTGCCATCCAGTTTGGAAAGCTCTGGGGCTTGAGGAGCATCAACGTTATTCGCGATCGCGAAACACCCAGGGCGACTAATGCGTTGAAGAAAGAGCTCCAAGACCTCGGCGCAGATGTCGTCGTTACCGAAACCCAGTTCCTAGCTCCCCAGTGGAAGGACCAACTAGCACAAATCACCCGCAAGGGTCGTGAGGAAATCGGTCTAGGCCTCAACTGTGTTGGAGGCAAGTCAGCCACCACAATCGCTCGATCGCTCGGCAAAGGCGCTACTATGGTCTCTTATGGTGGCATGGCTAAGCAGCCAGTCTCACTACCACTCGCTCTCCTTATCTTCAAGGATGTCCGTTTCCTTGGTTTTTGGCTCAGCAGACTCAATGAGGAGGATCCTACCGGCAGGAGACATGCCATCAACGATATTCTCCAGCTCATTCGATCTGGCCAGTTCCGCGACGTCCCTATCGAGGAGGTCAAGTGGGACTGGGAGACAGAGGAGGAGACTCTGCGCAATGCCGTGCAGCAGGGCCTTGAGGGATTCCGTAAGGGCAAGGGTATCTTCACATTTGGCGAGACATAAGCGGGATAAAAATATGTGAATAAGAGTATAACGTACATCGTGATTGGCTGGGCTGGCTGTTCCATTATGAACAGGTGAACCAGACCGCTGCAGAGTGTGATAAGTAGCCACTCCTTAAACCATGGTCCGAAGGGTATACAGATCCAAGCCCTCAACGAAATGAATGACAAATGCAAATAATCAGATCAGGTTTATTGCCTAGCAAAGCTGATATATATTATATGAACGCCCCAACTCCTTTTGCCCGTGTCATCAGCAATCATTCTATGCCCTGAAAGCCTGTGCCCACTCATGCAGCTTGTCAATGACAACAGGAGCGTAAGATGTTTGGGCTTCCTCAATGATCCGGTCAAAGTGACTCAGtgcctcttcttcactcAACTCCAAGTGGAAACGGTCTCGGACCTTGAGCACTGCCTTATCAGGCTCAAGTCGGATATCAGGGATGTTGGCATCGACCATGAGACTAAAGAGATTAAGAATAAGATTTGAATTTTTGCGTAGTGCCGTAAACGCAAGGAAGCAGTACTGCTTGAACTGCTTGTAATACTCTGAGTTCACGCCACCCATGCAATCCACCATCTCCTTGGACAGCTTCATCAGAGGCGCGAAAGGCTTGGGATCTCTGCCAAGAATGTAGCCGAAGTCGGCATGGAAGAAGTGGCCGTCAGGTGCAAGCAGCAAGTTCTCCAGGTGACGATCGCCAACGCCGAGGATATAAGTGATGACACAGTATCCTGCGCAAGATCTTACGTACGTGTCCAGGGTTTCTTGTCGGACGCCAAGAGGTTGGTTGTCATCCGGATTGTTAATCTTTAGGTAGGCCAAAGCTGGGTTGTTTTTGAACTTGTTAGCGATGCTTGACAAGCTTTGGGATTGTACAAACTGCGAAGCGCCAGCAGAAGTACTTGTCGCCAGGATCTTGTAGGGTGACAGCTTGAGGTCAAGGTTCTCTTTCTGCAGCAGTTGATCCATGAGAGTGATGATCTGGATAACAAGCTGATCCTGTCTAAGATCATCGCCCAGCTTGAAGATAATGGCATAGGAGCTCCCAGTTGTTGTCCTGAAGGTGCACTTGAACGGGTTTAGTGAAGACTTGAACACAACTGTTTGATCTGGTATGATGCTCGTAATCAGTACTGAAGGGTCAAGTGGCATCGGTAAGGGCGGATCGAATGATAACAACTCGTTCTTGGGATCAGCCAGAAAGTGCTTAACTCGGTCGACCTTCTTCGGAATGGATTCATTCGACGTTTTGACCTCTTGAGCAATTCTCGAGAGAATAGCGACTAACTCTGCTTGGCGCAAAAGAGTCTTGCGCGTTTCCTGGCCATCTGGCTGCTTGACAAGCTCGGCCATAAAGTCGTATGCGACCTTGCGGTAGATGTTGCGGTTATCGATCCCTTGCTCAGGGCTGGCATCGTCACACTCAACCATAAGATACCAGTGGAAATAGTTGCCGAGCAAAAAGTTGGCAGCCGCACGCTGGATCAGGAAACGGGCCAGGGATGAATCTTGACTGCTTTCCTCTTCTGAATCTGCTGATATGTGCTCATACTTGAGCGCTTGaacaagttgaagaagataaagCAGAAGTTCCTTGTCGTCGGCTTTTCGCAATCTGTCTACAGCGTACGAACGCACAGCAGAGTTGTCGAAGGATGGTCCGAGGAGCTCCAGcgcatcgtcaacatcaatTGCAGTCCAGCGCCCGAGAACTTGAATAGCTTGTCTCGCCTCGCCCTGATCTCTCCAGTTGACAGATTTGACAAACTTTGTCAACGCTCTCTTGTCTCGTGTCAAGTGGTAACGGAATTTCCATACCAGATCTGCCTCCTCTGGGGTGAGAACATGAGTTGGAGAATATGACATTATGAGATTGAGCTCATCTCGAACCTTGGCATTCGGCTTCAAGTTCTTATCAATGATGCCGTGCCTATACGAGCTTCTGAATAGTCTTCGATGCTTGGCCTCTGCAGGGTTGTCTCTGTGTCCAACTTCAGGGTCGTAGACTTTGATGAGCCGTCTCCCAGGTACCGAAGAGCTCTCGCCCACGGCATTGATACCTGGGCCGTAATGAACCTCCGGCTGACGATTTGCAAGGCTTGCCTGCGAAACCGAGAGATTCTGGAAAGCTGAAATCGGGGGCGGATCGTATTCGTGGTCAGCGAAGACAACAGGGAAATCGAAACGTGGCAGCTCCACGTTCAGTAAGAACGTCGACTGTCCAGGGCGTCCATCCTTGTTTTCGCCATCTTGATTGTCCGGATCGTTCTCACCGTTGATAGCTCGTTGTCTCTGGAGCATTTTCATTGACGATTTTGCAGCTTGTAGGCCTCGTTTCTCAAAGCTCCGAAAGACCATCTGATCCAGCCAGTCAACCCGAGGGATCTCGCCCATCTCGTGTTTCTTGAACAAGGTCTCCATCCGTTCTAACTCCTCTGCATCCTTATCTAGTGGAGGGACTTCCCCTTTCCGCgttgttttcttctttgtcgAAACCAGCGCGGGCGTTGTTGAGTTGTCGGTACCGTCTGCATTCTTGTATCGGTGAACAAGACACTTTTGTCTTCCCTTCTGTACTTGATTGTCCTCGTCAAACATGGGCAGCGTCGTGCCGCCAAACGGAATGGCATGGCCAATGGCCCCTTTGCCGCCAGTCGGTGATAGATCCCACACTGTTATAGCCAAGCATGAGTTCGCTGGTAAGGAGTCGTATGTGATAGGCAACTGTAGCCACTCATTCCATCTAACTTGGTCAATACGTACGCCATCACATTCGGGGGGTATCGTACTTTCGCTCGGATCGAAAAGGTTTATAAGCGGTCTGAACAGGGACAGTCAAGGGTTTTGATCCAGCCCAGATCTGCACTGTGACATAAAGGTCAGAGTATGGGCTAACAGCTCTTGTTAGTCTATCGCAAAAGTCAGGGTAGTGGGCAATGTCGCGCACTTAATGTTGGACCCAGCGTGGCGCAAGTCGGGGCGCTCGAGAAGAGTAGAGTACTTGAAAGGAGGTTCGTCGCCCTCAAGGTTCATACTGCCAAAAGTCAGCTTCAGTATTCCCATGATGGAGGGGTTCGAGGGGCATTACATGCGAATAGTCACAGGATGATGGACGTCCTTAGAACCCGCAAAGGAGAACGGGTCCATACGCCCGTACTCAGACATGATAGGCTATGTCATGCTGTGTAGATAGAAGAGAAGTGGAGATGCGCGCAGAGAATGAGAGCTATTGTTAGTGTTGAAGGTTTTGAGTTGCGTTATTGAACATAGGCAGGTACGTAGTGGCTGGTGTCGAGGTGCGATAAGATAACGTAGAGTGACGTTCACAGCTCAGCCTACCTTATTCCATCTACTGTGGAGAAGATCACATGGGCCCCGTCATAAGGTCTACCTCAGATCAGGTTAGCACTCCACATACTACTTTAGTATATGTACCTTAGTCACTACAGACTTTGACTGTTCAAAGCCAAGATTCATTGACCTCCTCGATCAGCAATCGAAACAGGAATGTTTATTTTATTCACGTACTTTCTAACTCAATCATTGGCTGAGCCACTAACCATGTTTTTATTTGCTTGTCTATGAATTCCCTCTTGTGGCTAGTTCCTTGATCAGCCGCCGTTACCGCATCATCGGAACCTCTACTACCGGACTGAAGATTGACActtttttgctttttattTGGCTACTCACTTCCCAGTCTGTAGTAACTATTGATGGGATACAGCATGTTCTCGTATTTTCATCAACCAAACATCGGCATGTGTCAAGATTCATTTCCCGAATATCAACCAAGATGCTACGTAGCATTGCTAGTCGAGCTTCCTTATAAGTGCCCCTGGATACCTTAGTCAAACATAGACATGGCAATGGCAATTGTCGATGCCTAATGACCCCAGACTTTCTTATACTTCCCGTCGGCCGACTAAATTGACCAGTCCCCAGCATTGGTTCATTTCATACTACGTAGCTACCCTCTGCGGCACTTATATCCCGATCCGTAGTCATGTCTCAGCGGACATGGATACTGCATAGCTAGGCGCATCCCAAACTTCAAAGCGCATAGCCCAAACCTAGAAGCCACACCATACTGTCATCCCCATCAATCAATGGATATCCCTCAGGGACATGCGCCAAAACTTTAGGCATTTCGTATCCTGGCCTAGCAAGCCCCAGCATCTGAGCCTCCTTCACCTGTAGGTCTAAGAGGACCTATCACGTGCGGCCTTTTGAGGCGTCATAACTaatctcaacaaccttcaACTCTCGGACTCAATGCTTTCTCTCTCTAGAGCATTGCTCCCTGCTGTTTCAACTCATGCCACGACCTCGGCTCGCCCAAAGTAGGCCAACATGTCTCTTTCGAGACGCACCGATGCCGCCTCCAAGTTTACGTCTTCGGGGAGATATACCCCAGAGGCCATGATAGTCATAGTACGACCCCTGTCGAATTCGATACTCGAGTACTCCATTTAACACGCCCTATAGACCTGTGCCACTATTTCGCTGTACAATGGCATCGAgctgcttctcctcatcttgaCATCATCCAGGCGGCATAACGACCTCTTCTCATGGAGTCTTGCTGTGGCTTCCATCGGTGTGCTGCCGTATGCGAGTGGCTGGTTGGTTCGCTATTTCGATGTTATAGGGGACGTTGCAAATATGCTCATAAACGACATTGGCTGGATACTCCTGACTACCGGCCAAGCTCTTGTTCTACATTCTCGACTCAACTTGCTCTTCAAAAGCATCACCATTTTGAAGGTTACGAAATGGATGATTATCCTCAATGCTATTATATGGCACAGCGCAGTTACTGTTCTTTTATTTGCTATCAGCACGCAACAAAAGCTCGACCGCAACGGTGCATTCATCAAGGTCCAAAAGGTTCAGCTGGCATTCTTCTGTGCTCAAGATTTCCTACTTTCAGGCCTTTACATTTGGAAAACGATGAAGATCATcaagagaaaagaagctgAAAACCAGACTCCTCGAATAATCTGGCACCTGTTTGCTATTAACGTGGGAATCGTGCTAGTCGATGTCACGCTCCTCGCCGTAAGCTTTACCAACAATTTCCTATGGCAACAGGGCATCAAGGCAGTGGCCTACTCGGTAAAACTCAAGGTTGAGTTTGTTATACTCGGGAAACTCAGCGACTACGTTCACAAAGGAGGTGAATTGATCAGTGCCGAACATCCTGTGTTTGGATTTGTAGAGATGGAGCCCGAGCCTCCGTCAAGGAAACAATCGACACAACCATCAGCTACCCCTGATGCTACACATTTAGAAAGAGTGAGGAAGCAGTCGAATATTTCTGCTGCAGAGTCGTCGCGCAATCGAGAGTTCATGTCCGATGAGATCGCGACGGATAGAAGCGAAGGTGTTAAAAGGCGTACACTGGGTAAGGGCAAAAGTAAATGCATGGATGATTGTTGCAATACTGGAGTTTCGGCTTCAAAATAGTATTATACCCCATGTTTAGTCAATTTTTTTGAAATTTCAAACCATTATACTCTCTTGAGGCCAGTCAGTACATGGTATTACAATCCTGAAATTATATAGTGTTGCATTATCGGAAGACTATCAGACTGGTCGGCCTATTGAACAAATAATTTCTCAGATATATGTACAGTATTATTACAAATTACTACAAATATTTGTACTTCACTCCCCAACTCCTCCTCTATGCTCTGCTCgtacatcatcatcatctcatcatcctttACGTCTATTTGTGTCCCTGGAGATGCCAGTCAAACACCTTTATAAACACTTCCTTTCCATCTCCCTCCAAAACATCTCCATGGCAAGGAATCATGGTATGAAAGTCCCACTTGGCGATCTGTGCCATGCTGTCGTTGAAACTCTCACGGTTCTTGGCGAGGAGATACCAGTTGAATCTCTGTAACCACTTGGTATCGCCACGGGGGTTCTGAACACAAGCGAAGAGCTTGCCAACAGCTCCATCTGCGGGCAATTCTGATTCGGGCACTTTGCTGTACTGCTCGGTGGGGGGtaggttgaagagaagatcgGCCTGGATCAGGACTTGCTCAGGCTTGTAAAAGAAGACAATCTCAAGGTTGGCGTGGCCGTCGACGTATTCATAGTCGAAATCGGCATCGAAGTCGGGGTCAATCTTGATTTCCCGCTTGTTTTCCTTCTTGAAGACAACAGCAAACTCATCGTCGTTGATCTTGGGATCATCGGTCTGCTTAGCGCGCTTTTCTGGCAGACCCTCTGGGCCGATGATCTTGGCCGAGGGATACTCCTTTTTCCACTCAGAAATGAAGATGTGGTGCTCATAGTCAAGAGCAACGATATAGCGGACATCGCCTCCCATCTCCATGACTTTAGCTTGGGTGGCTTTGGTGAGTGCGACTGgtgagaagatggccaggCCTCCTGAAGTGAGCTTGACTATCGAGCGTCAGTATCGCGCTGAAGTTACCTCTTATGAATGGAAGAGCATACCAAGAGTACCTCGGCCACCAATCTTGACTTTTCCGAATCGTGAAAAGGGGACTGAGAAGGTGGCAATGTTGGGGGTGACATTGCGAATGACCATGACATGATCAGGGTCTGAAGGGATGAGTTTGGACGACATTTCTGCTGAGTTGGACGTTTCTGATTGTGTGCTGAGGTTGTGTTTCTGTGCTGGTAGAGTGAGAGAGGTTGTGAGTTTGGGTCTTTTGATTGATGATGTCGCAATacgaggttgaagatgtaTGACGTTGAAGTCGTGTGTTGGAGTATGTTTAAATGCACGTGAGAGTCGAAAGAAtctttgttgctgttggtgctggAATAATCTGGATGTGTTGACGTTTAAGTATTGAATTCGAGACGTCAGACGTATCATCACGACCAAGGTAATTAATTGTCATCCAATGTCGAGGCGGACCCTGAACTTGAATTGGTAATATTCCAGTTGAGAATAGAATTAGTCTTTGCATTTCTTCAATGACATCAACATTCCGATCCATCCATTGCAATCAATCGGCCGACTCTGGCTGAGTTGGCCCAAGACCCTGGAAATCGGGACTGCTAATTCAAGCATCAAAAGTGGATACAATTGAGCAACATGTGAGTGCTGATATTCCAAATACTGCAATACGCTGCATTTAGACTGGGATGCAGCATAGGTAACCTATTCAATTCTCTTATCTACCATGTACCTAGCTAAAAGGTTCCCTGGCAAATCGGATTAATACTGTCAAAGTTGCTAGCAGCTCACAATTGATTGATTCCAAATATCATTTCAACGTTAGCTTGATCCATCCGGCATGTTACTTCGTCCCGAGAGCCCGATATAAGAGTTGAACCTCGGCTCAATCAGGACTCTACGGTACGCGTATGTTTTCTGCATACCCTCGTTAAATCCGTCGTAGCGGTCAAACAATCGAATTCAGCTGAATTATGTGGAAGCTCGTTGGTTTCGGATATCATGGTTGTAAATGTAAATAATTCATCACTcaatataatattatactgTTTAGACAACTTGGACTCCACTCTTCAGACCAAGTGAACATTAGGTCCAAGCCTCGACCCAACACCACGCAAAAGTAATACACATATATATAATCGAAAGCGACTGTTAACAAACAAAAACAATAATCCAGAAAACCCACCCACTATTCTTTTCATTAGCCACCTGCCAGTTTGTATGTCCTGATTACTAAGGTTGCACTTCCAACGACATCTGTGAAACACGCCCACGATGAACTTGAAAATGAAGTCAGAAGCTGCATAATAACATTCGGAAAGGCCAACATCCAGGATAGCAATACCTCCGGAAGCCCAAAGATATACCCTAATGAGCTTGTATAATAAGAGAACGCAGTTGATACCCATGGCGGTTGTATCGCCATGTACGTCAACATATGGTCCCTCGTCTGGCCGTTGGCAATATACCACAGGTGTCTTTCATGGCGTACCTCTAACCACCAGCCAAGAACAAACAGGAAGAAAGCATGGTTGAAAACAAACCCCACGTTTACATACGAAGGTGGGTTGGGGAATTTCAGTGCTTTGCCGTCGTTATCCACGTTCCTACGCCTGATGAAACGGTGATAAGACCAGGAGAGAAGTTGACAGACAAATTTCATGACAAGACACCAAGCCCAGACCTGGTTGGCTATAAACAGCACTACCAGCATTCTCAAGACCCTAAGCCCCAGTTTTAAGGATTGGAAGATACCAGAATcctttgttgatgattgtGCAAGGGGATGTGACGACTCGTTATCGACAGTAGTCCCTTTAGTAGGATCTGGATCTGGATCATCTCCGCCATCACTATTCCCTGGTGCTGGCGTGTTCGCCTCTTGAGATGCTTCAGGTATGTCTAAGGATTCACCGGTGCCGTTGCTCGACATGTCTCTGACAGGACTGTTTCCTTTCTCATCTTCAGAAAcaacctccttctcatcatcactgtcCTTCTGTGGAGTGTTCTCCTCCTTAGGACTAATCCACCACTTCTTGGGTGAGTCTCCGTCTCTCGGGCTGCTTTGCGGCGTTGTGTAATATTGCGTTCCAGCGGACGAAGGAGGGCTCAGGTAAGGGCCTCGGCTCACGGActctctgttcttcttgatcttttgcTGCCAAGCACTGAGCTCCCGAGAACATCCAGGTCTCAAGCTTGCCACTGACTCGCTGTCTGGAAAAACAGGACGCTTCGGTTCGCTACTTGCGTTCACCTCTAGATCGTCACCGTCATGGTCTTTATTGCTAAGGAAGCTGTCGCGAGATCCGCTGGAAGGCGCAGTTGACAAACATTGAGAGCTTTCCATGCCTGCAGAGGTTTCTGAGTAGCCAGACCTAGATTTAGAGGCTTCCGATGTCTGCGCCGCGTTTGGAGGAAGATCGATATCGAGCACATGGCGAGCGATGTCAGCAAAGAAACTCTTGATCTTCTTAAATTTACAATGGTGATCCTTTATTGCCGGTACCCAGATATCAATTAGTTCTTTCATGGAATTCTCATTGATGTCGCACTTTTCTAGGTTTTCGCATTTTGATATTGCAAAATCGACGCGCTCATTGTTTTCCAAGAGGATTTTCCAGAGCTTTATTGCCATTTTGGGTGAAAGCATGATGGTGCCATCAGGCCCAGATTGAGGTTTCTCTTGAAGATGAGCAGTCTGATGCTCAACGCCCCCATTCTTTATTTCGAGCTTGTCGTTGAGTTCATCGTGCTCCTTGgtctcatcctcagcttctcTCAAGGGAGTGTCCCCAACCCTCTTCTGTTGCCTTTTTCCCTCCTCGGCCATTTCTTCGACTTGGGTATCCCCGCCATCCGAgtcttcagcatcagccGGAGAGGATATGGTACTGAACTCTTCATTGAGTTGTTGTCCAAGAACAAATGCGTCGTCTATGAGAAGTTCCTTGTCTATGCGAGGATGCCCGTGACCCTGAGCAGCGACAAGCTCCTGCTCTAGAAAAGGTTTTGCGTATATCTTATCAGGAACATCGTCAGGCTCGTCACGTTGCAACTCGGAAGCATTGAACTCTTGCGATAGAGAGCTTGCTGTGTACCGCTTTTGGGGCCGGATCGCTGTGGGCAGTCTAGGGGCCGTCATGGAGGTGCGATGAGCCAGTCCTTTCGGACTACCATAAGTTTGCGATCGTTTGCACAGCGACGTCTTCCTAGAAATAGCTGCGTTCTCGTTTAGGCGATTCAAGGTCTTTTCCGTGCTTATAGCATTCTCTctccgatgacgatgacgaggatggcGAGAGGGTCTTGGCTGCCCATTGGCCTGTTGGCTACGTATGATCCTCTCAGTAGCTTTGGCACGCTCGAAAGCCTTCCCAGCACTGCCAACACGGTTTAACGCGGAAGTTACACGTTTTTGTATGGGCTTTTTTTGCTCAGGGCTTGATGCAGGGTTAGGGAGCCTGCTCTTCTCCATCACGAGCAACCGCTGTTCTGTGAGACGCTTTTCGCTCTCGATTCGTGACTTCTGACTCTGATAATAATCATCGATACACTGTACCAGATCTTTGATCTGGCGCTTGGACTCATCGTCCTGACTCCGTTGTGTGGCATAGACCCATTCAAGCAGGTCATCGAGCGAACTATGGGCCGTCTTTTTCAAAGCCTGCATGACGTTGAGGGCCATCTTTGGAAATTTGGAAGGCTCTTTGAGACATTCTTTTTCGTAAAATCGATCTAGACTTGACGCGAGGTTGTCCTTCTTATGATTCCATTTCACACCTGTTTCGGCAATTCGAACGTCGAGGTCCTTTTCAAATTCGATGAAGGGATTAGTAACCGACATCTTGACTGCCTGGGTATTTAACAAAGGTGGAATTGAATATGGATGTGTGAGAAAGTTGCTACACGATTCCTGGGTTAATGTGGCAAAAGCAGCTGATTTTGCCCTGCAACAATGTGAAAAGGATTATCGAAACAGTCGCTGGCACTCGATCAAAGGACACGAGGAGTGGGTGGGAGTTTTGAAGGGGTTAAATAAGCGGCTTGCAGCTGTGTGGATGCCTTTGTCTATTCAGATTCTTTGAATCGGACGCTTCTCTTTGACAATATCTGCAATGTGTCAGAAATAAAACGAGGCGCACACCTTTTGCCGTGCACAGGCAGTCTTGCACAAAGGCTCATCGCCGCCAATCGAGCCTTTCTTCATTACTACCCCGACCTCTGCTGTCggggaagaacaagaacaaagaaaacaGGTTGTTTGCTAACGGCCTGTGCACAACACCATGCCGGCCATCTCCGAACCACTGCCTGATAGGTATCTCACATGCAAACAAGGTTATCTCGTGTGT
The window above is part of the Fusarium oxysporum f. sp. lycopersici 4287 chromosome 8, whole genome shotgun sequence genome. Proteins encoded here:
- a CDS encoding phosphatidylinositol 3-kinase (At least one base has a quality score < 10); the encoded protein is MFDEDNQVQKGRQKCLVHRYKNADGTDNSTTPALVSTKKKTTRKGEVPPLDKDAEELERMETLFKKHEMGEIPRVDWLDQMVFRSFEKRGLQAAKSSMKMLQRQRAINGENDPDNQDGENKDGRPGQSTFLLNVELPRFDFPVVFADHEYDPPPISAFQNLSVSQASLANRQPEVHYGPGINAVGESSSVPGRRLIKVYDPEVGHRDNPAEAKHRRLFRSSYRHGIIDKNLKPNAKVRDELNLIMSYSPTHVLTPEEADLVWKFRYHLTRDKRALTKFVKSVNWRDQGEARQAIQVLGRWTAIDVDDALELLGPSFDNSAVRSYAVDRLRKADDKELLLYLLQLVQALKYEHISADSEEESSQDSSLARFLIQRAAANFLLGNYFHWYLMVECDDASPEQGIDNRNIYRKVAYDFMAELVKQPDGQETRKTLLRQAELVAILSRIAQEVKTSNESIPKKVDRVKHFLADPKNELLSFDPPLPMPLDPSVLITSIIPDQTVVFKSSLNPFKCTFRTTTGSSYAIIFKLGDDLRQDQLVIQIITLMDQLLQKENLDLKLSPYKILATSTSAGASQFVQSQSLSSIANKFKNNPALAYLKINNPDDNQPLGVRQETLDTYVRSCAGYCVITYILGVGDRHLENLLLAPDGHFFHADFGYILGRDPKPFAPLMKLSKEMVDCMGGVNSEYYKQFKQYCFLAFTALRKNSNLILNLFSLMVDANIPDIRLEPDKAVLKVRDRFHLELSEEEALSHFDRIIEEAQTSYAPVVIDKLHEWAQAFRA
- a CDS encoding hypothetical protein (At least one base has a quality score < 10); protein product: MSLSRRTDAASKFTSSGRYTPEAMIVITCATISLYNGIELLLLILTSSRRHNDLFSWSLAVASIGVLPYASGWLVRYFDVIGDVANMLINDIGWILLTTGQALVLHSRLNLLFKSITILKVTKWMIILNAIIWHSAVTVLLFAISTQQKLDRNGAFIKVQKVQLAFFCAQDFLLSGLYIWKTMKIIKRKEAENQTPRIIWHLFAINVGIVLVDVTLLAVSFTNNFLWQQGIKAVAYSVKLKVEFVILGKLSDYVHKGGELISAEHPVFGFVEMEPEPPSRKQSTQPSATPDATHLERVRKQSNISAAESSRNREFMSDEIATDRSEGVKRRTLGKGKSKCMDDCCNTGVSASK
- a CDS encoding phosphatidylinositol 3-kinase (At least one base has a quality score < 10), producing the protein MSEYGRMDPFSFAGSKDVHHPVTIRIMNLEGDEPPFKYSTLLERPDLRHAGSNINPYSDLYVTVQIWAGSKPLTVPVQTAYKPFRSERKWNEWLQLPITYDSLPANSCLAITVWDLSPTGGKGAIGHAIPFGGTTLPMFDEDNQVQKGRQKCLVHRYKNADGTDNSTTPALVSTKKKTTRKGEVPPLDKDAEELERMETLFKKHEMGEIPRVDWLDQMVFRSFEKRGLQAAKSSMKMLQRQRAINGENDPDNQDGENKDGRPGQSTFLLNVELPRFDFPVVFADHEYDPPPISAFQNLSVSQASLANRQPEVHYGPGINAVGESSSVPGRRLIKVYDPEVGHRDNPAEAKHRRLFRSSYRHGIIDKNLKPNAKVRDELNLIMSYSPTHVLTPEEADLVWKFRYHLTRDKRALTKFVKSVNWRDQGEARQAIQVLGRWTAIDVDDALELLGPSFDNSAVRSYAVDRLRKADDKELLLYLLQLVQALKYEHISADSEEESSQDSSLARFLIQRAAANFLLGNYFHWYLMVECDDASPEQGIDNRNIYRKVAYDFMAELVKQPDGQETRKTLLRQAELVAILSRIAQEVKTSNESIPKKVDRVKHFLADPKNELLSFDPPLPMPLDPSVLITSIIPDQTVVFKSSLNPFKCTFRTTTGSSYAIIFKLGDDLRQDQLVIQIITLMDQLLQKENLDLKLSPYKILATSTSAGASQFVQSQSLSSIANKFKNNPALAYLKINNPDDNQPLGVRQETLDTYVRSCAGYCVITYILGVGDRHLENLLLAPDGHFFHADFGYILGRDPKPFAPLMKLSKEMVDCMGGVNSEYYKQFKQYCFLAFTALRKNSNLILNLFSLMVDANIPDIRLEPDKAVLKVRDRFHLELSEEEALSHFDRIIEEAQTSYAPVVIDKLHEWAQAFRA
- a CDS encoding mitochondrial trans-2-enoyl-CoA reductase (At least one base has a quality score < 10); the encoded protein is MSSSQCLRLRPLASGLARPSAKLSAQHMTRLPMIAARYKSGPYGYTQAKALVFSKPGDPAKVLKLHSHSVSPSIPSDSVLVRTLAAPINPADVNTVQGVYGSMPPFTNLIGTAEPSAIPGNEGVFEVVSTGSPSSSLQKGDWVIPAIGQFGTWRTHAIAEADKFIKIDKEGLTPTQVATVSVNPCTAYRILRHYGPSAGLQAGMGMRPLEVGSGQWFIQNGANSGVGRAAIQFGKLWGLRSINVIRDRETPRATNALKKELQDLGADVVVTETQFLAPQWKDQLAQITRKGREEIGLGLNCVGGKSATTIARSLGKGATMVSYGGMAKQPVSLPLALLIFKDVRFLGFWLSRLNEEDPTGRRHAINDILQLIRSGQFRDVPIEEVKWDWETEEETLRNAVQQGLEGFRKGKGIFTFGET